A segment of the Superficieibacter sp. HKU1 genome:
ATTTCCCGATACAAAAACTCGAGAAAATCCGTCCCAGCAAATCATCCGAAGTAAACTCGCCGGTGATCTCGCTCAGGCTGTGCTGAGCAAGGCGTAACTCCTCCGCCAGCAATTCACCAGCCCAGGCACCGAGCAGTTGCGCTTTGCCCTGCTCAAGATGGTTCGCCGCGTCTTCCAGCGCCTGCAAATGACGACGGCGGGCCAGGAAACCGCCTTCCATCCGGGTATCGAAGCCCATACTTTGCTTGAGATGATCGCGCAAAACGTTTACGCCTTCACCGGTGCGCGCAGAAAGGCGTACAAGTGAGTGATTATTCACTTCACTAAAGCCCAGCGTTTCGCCGGTGATATCGGCCTTGTTACGCACCACGGTAATCGGCAGCTTTGCGGGCAGACGGGCAATAAAATCTGGCCAGATATCTGCCGGATCTACCGCATCGGTGGTGGTGCCGTCGACCATAAACAGTACGCGGTCCGCCTGTTCAATCTCCTGCCAGGCGCGCTCGATGCCAATGCGCTCAACTTCGTCGCTGGCTTCGCGCAGCCCGGCGGTGTCGATAATGTGCAGCGGCATCCCGTCGATGTGAATATGCTCGCGCAGGACGTCGCGCGTGGTGCCGGCGATGTCGGTAACAATCGCCGCGTCGCGCCCGGCCAGCGCATTCAGCAGGCTGGATTTACCGGCGTTGGGACGTCCGGCAATCACCACTTTCATCCCTTCGCGCAGCAGGCTGCCCTGACGCGCTTCGGCGCGTACCGCGTCCAGATCGGCCATTACGCCGTTAAGCTGTGCCTCGATTTTGCCGTCGGAAAGAAAGTCGATCTCTTCGTCCGGGAAGTCGATGGCCGCTTCGACGTAGATCCGCAGGTGAGTGAGTGCTTCCACCAGGTGATTCACCCGTGCGGAGAAGGCACCCTGAAGCGAGTTCAGCGCCGAGCGTGCCGCCTGCTCGGAACTGGCGTCTATCAGGTCAGCAATCGCTTCTGCCTGGGCTAAATCCAGCTTGTCGTTGAGAAACGCCCGCTCGGAGAACTCGCCGGGTTTCGCGATGCGCAGGCCGGGGAGGGTCAGGATACGTTTTAACAGCAGATCGAGAATGACCGGGCCGCCGTGTCCCTGTAGCTCCAGCACATCTTCGCCGGTAAAAGAGTTTGGACCCGGGAACCATAGCGCGATGCCCTGATCGAGCGCCGTGCCGTCCGCGTCCTGAAAAGGCAGGTAATCGGCGTAGCGTGGCTTAGGCAATTTTCCCAGTACGGCCTGCGCGACGTCGCGAGCTTTCAGGCCGGAGATGCGCAGGATGCCCACGCCGCCACGTCCTGGAGGGGTGGCCTGGGCAACGATAGTGTCGTTATGGCTCATGTTATGTCTCTTTGCTTACCAATAAAAAAGGCGGTCAGATGACCGCCCTTTATCACTGTTCCTTTTGCCGGGTGGCGCTGCGCTTACCCGGCCTACCGCTTATGTCAGGATTTTTTCTTCTCGCGGCTATGCAGGCCACGTTTTTCCAGACCACGGTAAATCAGCTGCTGCTGGATAATCGTCACGGTGTTACTCACGATATAGTACAGCACCAGACCTGACGGGAACCACAGGAAGAACACGGTGAAGATGACCGGCATAAAGGTCATGATCTTCTGCTGCATCGGGTCGGTCACGGTGGTTGGC
Coding sequences within it:
- the mnmE gene encoding tRNA uridine-5-carboxymethylaminomethyl(34) synthesis GTPase MnmE; amino-acid sequence: MSHNDTIVAQATPPGRGGVGILRISGLKARDVAQAVLGKLPKPRYADYLPFQDADGTALDQGIALWFPGPNSFTGEDVLELQGHGGPVILDLLLKRILTLPGLRIAKPGEFSERAFLNDKLDLAQAEAIADLIDASSEQAARSALNSLQGAFSARVNHLVEALTHLRIYVEAAIDFPDEEIDFLSDGKIEAQLNGVMADLDAVRAEARQGSLLREGMKVVIAGRPNAGKSSLLNALAGRDAAIVTDIAGTTRDVLREHIHIDGMPLHIIDTAGLREASDEVERIGIERAWQEIEQADRVLFMVDGTTTDAVDPADIWPDFIARLPAKLPITVVRNKADITGETLGFSEVNNHSLVRLSARTGEGVNVLRDHLKQSMGFDTRMEGGFLARRRHLQALEDAANHLEQGKAQLLGAWAGELLAEELRLAQHSLSEITGEFTSDDLLGRIFSSFCIGK